The sequence below is a genomic window from Gossypium hirsutum isolate 1008001.06 chromosome A11, Gossypium_hirsutum_v2.1, whole genome shotgun sequence.
GCATGTGTATGCCAAAAAAAATGCATTAGAACCAAAAATTTACATAGACTAACCgcattaatttcattttcttttctttttcaacctTAGGATAAGCAACAAAACTCAAAGCTTCATAATAATATAACTAATTAGCAATAGATAATCACTCACCCAAGTAAGCTCTTCAAGTGCATGAACTTCTCTAGTTGTGAAGAAGGCTAGCTGCACACAGTAAATGCTCAATTACACTTGCTATTGCAAAGATTTGAAGCAAGCAAAACAATCAAGACTAGGAAGGTGGAAGAAATCAGTATTTCATACATGGTAGTAACGAAGATCCGGGGTCTCCACTTCAACAGGAATTTCAATCAAGTTTGCATCAAAGCATCTagcaaaataagaaagaaaaaagaatcagATATTTTAAATTCCAACTTATTGAAGGTGCTCGGACATTTCTTCCAATGCATTAGCCATCATATACCTTCACCTATAAtggtaattaaaacaaaacctcaaTGATGGAAAATGAGACATTCTTGTAGGTAACCTTTTCATATCTCCTAGTACTAACAACTCAACTCATGTTTGTAACCCCTCACCCTCCACCCAccataaaaaagggaaaaaatcaaCCAATCTCCCAACTTACACCACCTTCACTAATGTCATAAAAACTTATTACTAACATTACAAAAACATGCAACAAAGAGATAGATTCAAAAGCAATTGAATGCTTTAGAAGAACATAGTAGGAAAAAGTTAAGGGCATAGAAAGTCTAATATATAACATCTATACAAACCTATGATTGATAAACCGAGCGACATTTCCATAACATGTGGCATCCAAACAGAGAGCTTCTTCATCCCTAGAACCTCCCTTCAACCCCCAATAAGCATCTAACAGGATAGGGCAAGTATGTTTCTCTCTGTTCCTTGCATACAACTCAGATATAGTGAGTATTTCTCCAACAAACTCACATACGAAGGCCCCTTTGGGAAGCTTCTCTAGAGTTCTGAGGCCCCAACCTTTTTCATCAGGTGTCAAAAAAACCTAACAGCCATAGTAAATTAGTCATGGAAGAAAAACTCAAGTGAATACCTTAAGTTGAAAAGGAACCGAAACTAACGATAACATGGACCAGATTTTGTACAAGACTGGAATAAACCAAACCTGCAATTTGTAGTTTAGACCTCTCTGAACTACTCTGTTACCACACTGCTTATGGCAGCCACATTTGCTCCAACATTCTTTGATAACTTTTCTCTTTAAGTGCCCCTTGCAAGGTTCTGGAAAGTCATCCTTCTTGGATCTCTCAAGGGGGCATTCTGTACAATAAAGGAGAAATTGTTGTTGTGGATCACGAGTCATAGAGATGCACTCTCCTAAGAAGTCCTCTTCAACAACACCCGCTGAAGAGTATGCAAATTTTCTCCCAGCTCGACAAGCACAACCACACGGCTGCTCAGCCAAGAGACAATCCCCAAAACATGTCGGACAACTTTCATCTCCAATCCCATAAAGATTAAAACTAACATGAGCATTTTGAAATACGAGATTCTCTGAAATATATTGAAACGGTGGAGGAAAATctttattaatttcatttacccATGAAATTTCAACTTTTTCTTCTCCCTTGGTTATGTCACTTGCATCATGAAGCCACCTTAATTCATTAAGAGTAAGTTCATGCTGTGGAAGAACCACCAATTCCTTCCCCCCTACATCATCAACACATCCATTTGAAGAGGGCTGAACAATGAAAGATCCATTTAACAGTCTGACTAGCATGCAACCATTTTCTCTATTGCTCTCAGCATCAAGAGCATCTCTTCCAGGAGATCTCTTCAACACATCAAGAGCTGGCATCACATCACCTTCCCGCGATTGATTAGAGGAATTAGTTGCCAATTCCGAGATGCACTCACACATATCATTTAGAATTTTAATGATATCAAATTTTGGGTCAATGAGTTTATATGATCGGAGACATCTCTGTTCCATTAGTTCTCTTAGCTCATCTATGCTAGGCAATTGGAATTTTTGTCCTCCAAGAGCAGAATTGTTGTAGCTTACAGAAATCTTCACCTCACCCAATTGTGATGAGGCAATTTCTAGTCTAGAAGGAATTTCATTAGAAACAGTAGCAAGCTCACAACTGGTATGCCTCTTACTCATCGAAGCTGAAGCACCACCACCTACAATTTCATCTGCATGCAGGGATTCTGGAGGTTCCTGCCAATTTGATTTTCCAGTTGAAAATTCCCTAATTGCCAAATCTTTTCCACTTAATGGATCTATTAAAAAGCATTATAgtgaaataaataagtaaaggataaaatatgttagaaaatataacaaaaacaaataaattatgaaaaacatCAATCACAATTCTAATATCCAACAATGTTATGGTTATAGATGCTAATTAGTATATTCTGTGTCTCAAAAATGGTTTTACATACAGCAGATTAGGATCAATCGCAGAGATTATGCTCCGCAAAGTTAACAGGTCGAACTATAGTGATCTAAATACTGTCAATAAATTTATAGGAGAGAAACTTCGCACACTCTAACGTGAAAAGCAAGGACACTCCAGCGCAATTTGGGGGTCGATTTATGTAgcttatttttccaaatattgtAGACAAGACACAAGGAAAGGTCACTGCATCTTATTCTTATAAAATCCACCCATGCATCTACCCCCATTTATAAGCTGTCTTGCTTTAAAGCTCTCAAATTTGTATGTCAGAAGATTGACTAGATGATTCGATTTTTCTGGTGGAGCCATGAAGTAGGAGTACGTACACTCCATCTAGGGAATTGGAGGATACTATGATCACCTAAAAATCAGGGAGGATGGGGATTTGCCAGGCTGATATGTTTAATAAAGCTCTTTCAGGAAAATAGCATGGAGAGTGGAGACCTAAGGGTAACACTGACTCACTCCTTGAGAAAGTTATGAATGCAAAATACTGTAAATCCAAAGTATAGAGGAGCTGATGCCTAAAACATCTAACTCTTGGATCTGGAAAGGCATCCTAAAAGGGCTGGATGTTTGTAACTTGGGAATGGATGACCAAATATGGACTGGAACGAGCACTGTGGTAAATCTCTCAACTTCAAGGCTTTCCATCTACAGAAGCCAACAGGCAAGTTCATACAGTGGAGCTCATTAACCCAACCATCAAGCCCTGGAAGGAGGATCGATTAGCCCAAATGCCAGGGAAGGAAGCTCTTGCCGAGTTTGGAGAAAGATCCTTTTCCTTATTTGGAGGGGAAGATAAGCTTATTTGGAAGGAGGACCTCAATGGAAAATTTTCTGTACTTCTGCATACAACCTGCTGTAGACACAAGGCCAAGACCACCATGGCAAAGCTCAAGACAATACCAACTGGAAAGTGCTAGGGAAGTTTAAACTTCCTTTCAAAGTTAAGATTCCTTTGGAAGATTTATAATGACTGCCTATCTGATGTAAACTTAGGAAAAGAAACATGGATGTTGCTATACTATGTCCCCTTTGTGATAAAGAGGAGAGTGTAGAACATCTGTTTGCTCGATGTGACTTTGCGAGGGTGGTTTCACTTGGATCATCACTCTCACTATGCATCAACCTTGTCTGGTTGAACATTGGGACGGAGTGTATTCAACTGTTAATGCCATAGACAATCTAGAGGCAAGGGAATTTTACACAAGGTTTAAGTGCATCCTATGGGCAATAAGAGGACAACAAAATGAGGCTGTTTTCAGCAATAGTAACCTTAAAAAATACTCATCCAGGCAAATCCCTTAACTTCTAAAATCCTCGGGGTGTTCAAGGAAGTTAATTCACTTGGCTCTAGGAGTCTGAGAATGAACCTAAGAACAGCTCCCCATCAACAAGTAAACCAACACAAACAAAACCAACCCAGGAGTAATCCCAACTAGACCCCGTACTTGGCAAGTGTAAGAAGCAACAACAGATTTGACTATGGACGGGCTTTTGCAGCATTGAACACCAGAGGAAATTCCATTATCCTATGTAGGAGAATAACAGCAGACTCTCCCTTACAAGCTCGAATCATCATTCTTAGATTTGCACTAGTTCACTCGCAGGAACATCAAGCTGAGCAGTGTTAATGTATCAACACCAGAAAAAAGTGGAGGAACTTAATCCAAGGTCGTATGGTTGTTGATGGGAAGCTTGGTCCAGCTCCTAAGGATGTTAAGCAACTCCACCAAATGGTGAACGTCCAATTTCAGCAAGGAAGCCATAGCATTTCAAAGCTCAGGCACTGGCAAGAGTGGCTGCTAGTCACTGTGTATCCATCAGTTGGCCTTAAGGGTTTGACTTTTGCTTGGTTTTATTCTGTGATGGTTCAGTTAAAGTGTTTAtctacaaaaagaaaaaacatgcCACACTGCGCATCATTGCTTTTCAGTTTCCATGAGTAAACTGGGTAAGTGTAACGACAATCCAAGAACACAATggccccaattttttttttctgtatgTACACTCTCCTCTCAATATCCAATAAAAAACACTGGTTCCTGACTACCTTATGAATTAACTAAAGAACCATACAAACAATTCAGTACAAGCCTATCCATTTCACAACGctgattttaacaaaataaagaaagaaaatcatAACATATACATGgaccaaattaaattatatgcTTGAGAATTGCCACAGGGCTAATCAGgaatcaaaatttgatttgaaatgaaGCGAATTGAGGAGGAAAAAAATGTCGATCAAATGGAAATTACAATAACTTACCTGGATGAATTACTGCAATAGGAACCTCATCCTGTGGCATGTCATCAGTAAATGGCTCTTCCTTAGGTATGATCAGTGCATGAGTATCAACCACTCTTTTCTTAGGAATAACACAAGGCTCGGGTGCCAGATCTTTAATATGCAAGGAGAGAGAGACTCTCTGAGGGCCTTTCCCATTAGAAGTAACATTAGGTGACATTAGTTCCTTTCCTTTGCTGCTAAAATGCATTTGAGATGAATGCGAATTTGGTTCAGGTCTTCCCAGTACGGCCAAAGGCCTAGGTTCCACGGTTTGCTTCCCTTTATTCATACCTCCATGATGGGGTGAAGCATGAGCAGGAGAGGGAGACTGAAATAAAACAGGACCAGGTAAGGCAGTCCTATCACCATGATGGGGTGAAACTGAAGCAGGAGAAACAGGCTGAGGTGAAACAGAACCAGGTGAAGCAGGCAGGTATTCTGTCCTTTTTCCAATATTGCACTGAAGTGACTTCTGTTGTAAAGAAGCAGGAGATGGTTCATCCTCGACTTTAGGCTTCTTTAAAAGTGTTCCAGCCACATTGGGGCTGCCGGTTCTATGAGAACTTGATGTCTCACCTAGTCTTCTCAATCTTTTTAAGGGCCGCCTCACAAGCTCATCATGTACCAAACCTCCTCCTTCAGTATCTTCATCCTCCTAGGTAACACAATCAGACTATATCAGTTGACACAGATAGATGTTAAGAACAGGAAAAAAAATTCTGTAGTGGCAGCAAAAGTTAAGAGAGATGAGTCGCATACATCGCATTTCTTGTATTTTTCCGGTTCCGACACCTGAAAAGCAAGATCGTATCAAAAACACATCAAGGGAAAAGACTTAAAACTGAAGTGAAACAGAATATAGAGGAAAATGTACCTTACTCTCCTCCTCATCAAAGATGGCATCAGCAAGAACTCTATAATTTTCTGATTCAATTAGCTCCCAATTCTTTTCATATAAATTTAGAAGCCTCTTCAATACTGGTTTCACTTTGTCCTCGCGAATTCCTATTTCCTTCATGGCGCGGAAGGCCTGCACAATTCTGGGGTTTCGTGCCATGATGCTTTATCAGCTACTATGCCGATATTTTATATTGATACCTACATTTTCCATTTGGAGAAAAAAGGTAAGCAAGGTCAGTAGTCAGTCAAGTAAAATAAACGTACAAAAGTAGCAGCAGGAATTTGAAACtactgtaatttttttttttttgaagtattaATGTAAAACAATCAGATTGGAGAACTTTTAACTTGTGAAGTCAATTCTCATTTTTACCGTACCAAACGAAACCCTTGAAGATTAATGATTACATGCAAAAAGAAGCCAGTTCTCATTTTTACCGTACCAAACGAAACCCTTGAAGATTAATGATTACTATTTTTATAGTGTTTTTCAGAGACCACACAACTGCATTTCACCATGCATATAGCATTACGCCGTTACCAAATCACATACAGttcaacatttatttttttctcacgaGAGGAAAAATATTTTCGAAAGCAGACAAAAAGAACTTAAACCAATAAAATCCTCAAAACCAAGTACAATGGCGAAAGAAAAAGCCAAATGCAGCCGTGAGCCAAGACAGACAAAAGCGTTTGGGATTCAAAGGTAAAGGCGTTTCGCTTAGAAAACGAAGggtcatttttttaatatatatgacagaagaaaatattataaaagcgCAAAGAAGAATTACAGTGAAAGTAGGGTGGTtttgaaacaagaaaaaaaaaaagatcaaaatcATACCAGACTTGTTGAGTAGGAGAAAGCGAGAGAGAGAGAAATTGCATTGGAGAGTGGAAAACATAGGGCAAATTTACTAGAGGGTTTTTTAAGTCTCTGAATCTTCGGgataaaaaagaaattgatttgaaaatgttttaattaGCTCTGCCTCAGTTGATCACACTTATATTGGCGCGTAAACAACACGTTGTACCGCTGAAGGAGACTACATACTTTGATGAAATACGTTGTGGTTGTTTTTACCACTGAGTTTGAAACGTCAACAAGTAGTAATAACACTTTCAAGTCAAATtagtttttagatttttattttaaatttaatttaagtttatattaataaatttaaatatcatttaaatatgtatttttacctaATAATATCACGTCTAAATATATTTCATCttcttaaaaatactttttacaCTATAAAGTGTACAAATACACCACCTATACGATCAAATATTTCCTTCCATTTGATTCATAAGTTATTTCAACTAAtttaagtgaattttattttaatcatttcacTAATCATATTATGGGattaacaataattttttaacaaCTCATCTGACCTAAATTACTTCATGTGAAAAAATCTTTTTTTACTACACTGATACAATAATTCTaatttcaaatttagttttttatgACCAACTATTTTAACAGATTAAACTTGTGTTGACACACTAAATAATCAaagagattaattaattaaaaatatgaataacgTATAAAGTATCAACGCATCAACAATATATTCGTAAACTGAAAAGCAGTGACGACCTCTTACCAGAGTACTGAATGTTTGTACCAAATTCCgtattctttttactttttttcttttggctagTCTGTCCATATAGAACCTCTTGACTACAGAATTACCAATATTTATACAAGTTCCATAAATATCTCGTAGAAAAAAGACACTACAATACCTAAAGAACAACTCACCCACCGTCGCCTAAAACATACATCTATTCTCAAACATCCAAACAACCCCCCccccttttccttttttcttcttaaaCCTCAAAAATGTCCACCTTGGCTAACTGCTAAGCCATCTAACTTATGAGGATACGCGTAGAGCAGAGACAGCAAAGTAATTGGATGGTCTTTTTTACTGCAGTCTCATCAGTAGGTCCCATAATAAGTAGTTTGAGGAACTCCTGCAGCAGGTTGCTGGGCTGGGGTTAACATCGTGCCCGCAGTTGGTACAGCATAACTTTGTTGAGGAAAGGTCTGCATAAAATTACAGCACAACATTAGGCTCCAACCCAGAAGGAAAAGTGATTTCAAACCTGAATGTTGAACGACAAAATAAGCAAATCTATATCAAAATCATTTCGAAAACATTAGCTTCAAATTCTTTTAAGTACATGCTGTGAATATCCATGGGTCATTCAGGCAGTTGTAATTATTAACAAGAGAAGCTTACAtatcacttttttattttttttttaaatcttccaCCTTTTTATGTTTCAAAAGTACCATTAGGATGGTTCTAATCTTCGAAATTGTAGCTTGCCAAATAGCCTATTAGGTAGAAAACTTCATACCTGAACAGGATATGTAGTCGGATAAGCACCATACCCAGCACTTTGTGGAACTGATGTGGGTACTTGTGGAGTAGCATAATTGCTACCATAACTACCATACGCACCATATGCAGCCTACAAATAAATAACTCATGGAACAGTCAATCAAAACATTACATTGACAGCAACAAGCATAATATGAAACCATTTCAAACCATTAATCCTCCAAAAAAAGAATTATTGGCAGCCATAAATTGTATGAACATTTAAGGTAGTTTTCCCTTCACAAAAATGCACTATAATTCAAAAATGTACCaacataaaataagaaagcaaagattaaaaagaaaaaagcacAATGACAGGCTAGAATAAGTTGAGAAAGTCAAACAAGCATGTCCTAGGATACAATTAGAAGATATATCAAAAATTGCAATCTACCTGTTGGCTGTAGCCAGGGGTCCATGTTTGTGCCTGTGTAGTGGAAGGCCAAGTTTGAGGTTGTGCACCATAACCAGCTGGCCACTGGTTTTGTGCACTAGGATAGGCACTCATTAAGGACTGGCCAGGTGAAGGGTCACTAGAGTAAGACCTTGCCAACTTCATCTTATCTGAAGACAAAAAATCTTCAGCATGACGCTTCCTTGAATCTGACATTGGTCTACGAGGTAAAAAGAGCTTAGCATGCCGATCTTCTGCATTTTTAATAGACTGTGCGTCTCCAAAGAGACTCAAGAACTGCACAATTATTTTCTCCGGGTAAGCTACCAGTAAAAGTTTTCTGCAATACTTAGCATTTAGCTGCTAATTTAAAAAATCAGAACACTGAATACAGGTTTTCAGACAGCACTCATAATCTTGTGAGGAAGTCTTCAAACAAACTCAAGACATTCCAAAGCATTCAATCTTCACAGAATCATCAACTCGAGATGAGTCTTAAAAGAAAAATCTTCTGGTTATAACTTGAAAGCAATTTCCAGCCATCCCCCAACCTCCAGTTATCAGTAACCAAGAAACACATAAAGAAGTTCAAGCAGAAGCCAGGTAGACTGTAATATACCACTGGGCATACTGTTTTCAGATTTCGTTACGGTACCAGTACTGATGTCTGCacttttcagattttttttaacattaaccTATTTTCAAGTTttctaataaaatataaactatttaCACATGCAAATTATCTCTATTACATAAATCTagtaaattttcacaaaatatctAATATCCAAAAAATTTTAATGTCAAATAAACAATACATAACAataaaaaactataatatatttattgttAACCAAGTTCACTATAGcctaatttaatcaaaattttatttttgaataaaattatgaCCAAATAAAATGAGCCTGAAAAGAAAAGCCCTAGGAATGTGGTAAAGCCCTAATAGAATcaagtaaaaatattttcaaagatcTTCTATGGTCCCGCAAGGGAGGGTACCAGCCAGGCCCGTATAGACTGTTAGAAGCTGTTATAATGCTGGTATCATACTAGTTTTCTAACATAAAGTATTACCTCCAAAAATATGCTGGATACATCTTCCCGGTCTGCAGCACTGCCATCTGAGTTTGGGGCTATAAATTTGTCAACTGATGATTCTAAATAACCAATCTGCTTTGGTGGTGGCAAAATTGTTTCAAAATATATTATGGCCTATGTGtaaaacaaaagcaaaatcaGAAATCAATACGAGGAAAATGTTCAGAAAAGATGTGATAAAGAGTGCATGCGTGTATGCGAGTGGCACATAGAGAGAGAGAACCTCAAGAAATGGTTTAGACAGTTGGACTTGGTCAAGTGCTCCAATAAGAATTTCCCTAGCCTTCTCTGCATTTCCAGAAACCTACAAACAAAACCAAAGGGAATAAGAAAGATATTAGATAATGAGTCAAGTAGCAATGACAATAAATACTTGGAACTAATGGGAATCAAACAAAACGATAAACAGGGGGAATATTCTTTAAAGAGCTAATAACATATTGCTCATTAGGTTGAAATTAATGGTATTTGATACTAGAAAATCAACAAGAAACATAAAGAACTCTAGTAGTAGTATAATATTATGAAGTAAATATCTAGCTACAAAGAAGTGAACAGCTATACATAAAATgtcaaatttcttttttaaaatgaatGACATTATTGACATTGACTCCTGATAAAAAAAATCCCTTTTCATTTCACACAAATCATATCAGGATAAAGACAAATGAAACCAGGCATCACAAGCACAGCCACCTACCAAGTATGAAAATCTAGAGTACTGTGCATACATCATCGGTAGTGTTTGAGAATGCTCTTTCCCTTTTTCAATGGCAATAGCTTGCTCATATAAAGAGAAGGCATCTTCAAGTTTCCCCTGCAGAATCAAGACAAACAAGCCATTCAGAACAGGTAATAGGTTAAAAGCATTAAGCCCATACACAATTAAACCGCATAGGCATGCTAGCATTATCTTACCAGACGGCGTTCCATATTTGCATGCTTAATAACAGCTTCAAGAAAACCAGGTGAAATTTCATTGTGAACAAGTTGATATGCAGCTCGAGCACCTGGTATGTCCCCATTCTGCTCTTTGAATCGAGCGGCAAAAAGATGGATCTCAGGTTGCCTCTGTCAAATATTGGTAACAGAAATACTAGTAAATATAACACAATGGAAACTGTTGCAACTAGCATGATGTCGCCATTTAAGTCTCCAAAAGAATACTCACCAATTACACTTAATGCTAGaagttcaaaaaaattataatcaaaaGTATAAAACTGGCTATGCATTATAGTAAAAACTAACTAGATCAAATAATTTcctaaatcaataaaaaaataaagccaaaGTGTTCATCTTCAATTGACTCAGTCACAGCAAGGAAtcagaaaatgaatgaataaaatgtaGGGCAATTTTctatgaaataatttatttgtgacaacaatttacaaatttcttaaACAGGACCTGTTTAAACAAGGCATACAATAATTCTCTATCGCATAATTAAGCGGAAACCATACTGCTCCCACTATCGCATGATAGTCTATGCTCCAACTTTTTTATGTGAATGTTTTCCGACTTTTGAGGGGGTTTTTTTCCTATTTGAAAGTTGTTACTGATTAAAATGTACAAAAACCAACCCAAAAACAGCCAAAATATTTGCTTCCAAGCATTTTTCTTTTCAacagtttaaatttaaaatacttaaatgacAGAAGTCAAAGTTGACAAGGGTTTAATACTGGAACCGAAACATGAATGACTCTTTTGGAAGGGAGACAAAATTCACCATGTAGCATTTTCCAAACAATTTAAATTGTCACTTCATACCTTGACAAAGACTTGAGTAGCACGTGCAAGCGCATTATCAGCAAGGTCCATGCTTCCACTGGCTTCCATACATAAAACATATCGTATCCAGTACTCAGGATAACTAGCACAAGCTATCAGGCATCTTTCATATAATTTCACCACCTaatattgaaatgaaaagataaatGATGAGAAAGATATGCTGTTGCAACAAGACAATAAACAAGGGATGATACAAAGCACAAGGAGAAATGCATAAGAAATACTCCATTGTTGGAACAGAGAGGCCCCCCCAAATATGATGGGACCCTCCTTGCCCGACAGATAAATGGTTAGGAAGACATGAACACACCTGCAGGCATAACATTGgagctttaaaaattataaattgaatttgcTATTTGATACATTACAAACCTAAAATGTCCACTAACAAATAAGGGTTTGAAGTACTTAGCCTCAAAGAAACCAAATCGAAGGCCCGGGCTCTAGTCTCAGTACATTTCCCATTTTAAAAAGTTGCTTCACCCAACGTTTTAGCCACAATAAAGCAAATGATGCAGCAGATGTTACTTAACTGTAAGTCAATATATAACAAACAGTACAACTAAAGACTAAGAAGCATAGCTAAACCGAAAGATAGAGAAAACAAACTCAAATACCTTATTCAAGTCACCCTCACTTTCTATAAAGTCCAGGTAGTTATGCCAATTTTCAAGCTCAGCAATATTGAGAGGCCGTGCATGAAAATAAGGTCTCCTAATAGCTGTTTCAAAACCAAGGATCTTAGAATTGAACTCTTTAGCTTTCTTGTATAGCTCCTCTCTAATGGAGACATACTTCTCCAACTCTTCTGCATCGGTTGACCCAGCACTTATAGGCTTAGGAGTTTGCTCTGCAGCATCAGAATGAACCACTCCTTCATTTACTTGTCCATCAGCCTCCGAAACCATATCTGATGCAAGAGCAGCAGCTTCCTCAACAGCTCTTAATTCTGACAAAGGTCGACTTGCAGCCAACTCTTTAAAACTGTAATACAATTAGCATCAGGGAATAAACAAGTTACaggaaaattgatcaaaatatgCAACCAAAAAGCATGAATTAATGTAACTTTTAGCTTTTTTACTTTGCACATTTAGCAAATTTCAAGAAGCAAATAGTAAAAAAGCAAAGTGCAATGAGAAAGGGCCACAaccaaaaataatcattttagcaaCATTATGCTTAC
It includes:
- the LOC107924034 gene encoding pre-mRNA-processing factor 39 isoform X3, translating into MASISASFRRSLNFSGRLFERGLAYVGTDYLSFPLWDKYIEYEYMHQEWSRLAAIYTRILENPNQQLDRYFNSFKELAASRPLSELRAVEEAAALASDMVSEADGQVNEGVVHSDAAEQTPKPISAGSTDAEELEKYVSIREELYKKAKEFNSKILGFETAIRRPYFHARPLNIAELENWHNYLDFIESEGDLNKVVKLYERCLIACASYPEYWIRYVLCMEASGSMDLADNALARATQVFVKRQPEIHLFAARFKEQNGDIPGARAAYQLVHNEISPGFLEAVIKHANMERRLGKLEDAFSLYEQAIAIEKGKEHSQTLPMMYAQYSRFSYLVSGNAEKAREILIGALDQVQLSKPFLEAIIYFETILPPPKQIGYLESSVDKFIAPNSDGSAADREDVSSIFLEFLSLFGDAQSIKNAEDRHAKLFLPRRPMSDSRKRHAEDFLSSDKMKLARSYSSDPSPGQSLMSAYPSAQNQWPAGYGAQPQTWPSTTQAQTWTPGYSQQAAYGAYGSYGSNYATPQVPTSVPQSAGYGAYPTTYPVQTFPQQSYAVPTAGTMLTPAQQPAAGVPQTTYYGTY
- the LOC107924034 gene encoding pre-mRNA-processing factor 39 isoform X2, whose protein sequence is MEMLSMKQEMPQQLRMETLLIMWVELLLHLSLWMVPNNILKIRKVYDAFLAEFPLCYGYWKKYADHEARIGSMDKVVEVYERAVQGVTYSVDIWLLYCSFAIETYGDPETIRRLFERGLAYVGTDYLSFPLWDKYIEYEYMHQEWSRLAAIYTRILENPNQQLDRYFNSFKELAASRPLSELRAVEEAAALASDMVSEADGQVNEGVVHSDAAEQTPKPISAGSTDAEELEKYVSIREELYKKAKEFNSKILGFETAIRRPYFHARPLNIAELENWHNYLDFIESEGDLNKVVKLYERCLIACASYPEYWIRYVLCMEASGSMDLADNALARATQVFVKRQPEIHLFAARFKEQNGDIPGARAAYQLVHNEISPGFLEAVIKHANMERRLGKLEDAFSLYEQAIAIEKGKEHSQTLPMMYAQYSRFSYLVSGNAEKAREILIGALDQVQLSKPFLEAIIYFETILPPPKQIGYLESSVDKFIAPNSDGSAADREDVSSIFLEFLSLFGDAQSIKNAEDRHAKLFLPRRPMSDSRKRHAEDFLSSDKMKLARSYSSDPSPGQSLMSAYPSAQNQWPAGYGAQPQTWPSTTQAQTWTPGYSQQAAYGAYGSYGSNYATPQVPTSVPQSAGYGAYPTTYPVQTFPQQSYAVPTAGTMLTPAQQPAAGVPQTTYYGTY
- the LOC107924034 gene encoding pre-mRNA-processing factor 39 isoform X1, which codes for MGDSEAVVTGSSTVMDYTSTAYNSTGSGAYPSEVTGGLTASGTAADGNYAASGIDLKPAGQERQISSAYYSMPAGVSTDENAADVGNVTAEAPKAAGYSSLDGNVVNEAGNATTVENGNTVDNVGGASAAPEFVDGSAPPMSCEEDRLWSILRANSLDFNAWTALIEETEKVAENNILKIRKVYDAFLAEFPLCYGYWKKYADHEARIGSMDKVVEVYERAVQGVTYSVDIWLLYCSFAIETYGDPETIRRLFERGLAYVGTDYLSFPLWDKYIEYEYMHQEWSRLAAIYTRILENPNQQLDRYFNSFKELAASRPLSELRAVEEAAALASDMVSEADGQVNEGVVHSDAAEQTPKPISAGSTDAEELEKYVSIREELYKKAKEFNSKILGFETAIRRPYFHARPLNIAELENWHNYLDFIESEGDLNKVVKLYERCLIACASYPEYWIRYVLCMEASGSMDLADNALARATQVFVKRQPEIHLFAARFKEQNGDIPGARAAYQLVHNEISPGFLEAVIKHANMERRLGKLEDAFSLYEQAIAIEKGKEHSQTLPMMYAQYSRFSYLVSGNAEKAREILIGALDQVQLSKPFLEAIIYFETILPPPKQIGYLESSVDKFIAPNSDGSAADREDVSSIFLEFLSLFGDAQSIKNAEDRHAKLFLPRRPMSDSRKRHAEDFLSSDKMKLARSYSSDPSPGQSLMSAYPSAQNQWPAGYGAQPQTWPSTTQAQTWTPGYSQQAAYGAYGSYGSNYATPQVPTSVPQSAGYGAYPTTYPVQTFPQQSYAVPTAGTMLTPAQQPAAGVPQTTYYGTY